Proteins from one Pyrobaculum neutrophilum V24Sta genomic window:
- a CDS encoding glycosyltransferase family 4 protein, which translates to MKIAYFTNYITYHTGGPRFLMQIAEGMAQRGHEVAVITGATYDRTPPNIKVVDLRIYRGGLLPYMQPLNVIRYLRKATSILRDMGDHYDVVHTDSHFPNLLPLLSPNKTPKVCSIYHFESPDVITGVAPRVGLPLVQLAETNSTCTAIHVLSRSVKRQVERLRLLRNPIYVIPPGIYAEKYRKYTRRPEEGLYLMVGRLEPRKHYDHAIAAFRIVKEVKPNYRLLIVGDGPQRAELEKLIKRLGLERTVHLLGRITEEEKLDLMSRAAALIHLGYPEGFGIAILEAIAMGTPVITYDIPPLNELAIPDVTGIVIPKDDVMTLAKTILEFDLQKYNESRLRNLAQRFDIENIIKQFEKLYYKLIEKI; encoded by the coding sequence ATGAAGATAGCGTACTTCACCAACTACATCACATACCACACGGGGGGGCCGCGTTTCCTAATGCAGATAGCCGAGGGAATGGCTCAGAGAGGCCACGAGGTGGCGGTTATAACAGGCGCAACCTACGACAGAACTCCGCCGAATATCAAAGTAGTCGACCTAAGGATCTACCGTGGCGGCCTGCTCCCATATATGCAGCCGCTCAACGTAATCCGCTACCTCCGGAAAGCCACAAGCATCCTCAGAGATATGGGCGACCACTACGACGTAGTCCACACCGATAGCCATTTTCCAAACCTACTGCCACTGCTATCCCCCAACAAAACACCAAAGGTCTGTAGCATATACCACTTTGAAAGTCCGGACGTCATTACTGGAGTAGCGCCTCGCGTGGGGCTCCCCCTTGTACAACTAGCAGAGACAAACTCCACATGCACTGCCATACACGTGCTCAGTAGATCAGTAAAAAGACAGGTGGAGAGACTAAGGCTACTCCGTAACCCAATCTACGTCATACCACCTGGGATATACGCAGAAAAATATAGGAAGTACACAAGGAGGCCAGAAGAGGGGCTCTACCTCATGGTGGGGCGCCTAGAGCCTAGAAAGCACTACGACCACGCAATAGCCGCCTTCAGAATAGTAAAAGAGGTAAAGCCAAACTACAGACTGTTGATAGTCGGAGACGGCCCCCAGAGGGCTGAACTCGAGAAACTAATCAAGCGGCTAGGCCTGGAGCGAACAGTCCACCTCCTAGGCCGCATCACAGAGGAGGAGAAACTTGACCTCATGTCCAGAGCCGCCGCCTTAATACACCTAGGCTACCCAGAGGGCTTCGGGATAGCCATACTCGAGGCAATAGCCATGGGAACCCCCGTAATCACCTACGACATCCCCCCATTGAATGAGCTAGCCATACCCGACGTAACAGGCATCGTTATCCCCAAGGACGACGTAATGACGTTGGCCAAGACAATACTGGAATTCGATCTGCAGAAGTACAATGAGTCTAGGCTAAGAAATCTGGCGCAGAGATTTGACATAGAAAATATTATTAAACAATTTGAAAAATTATATTATAAATTAATTGAAAAAATATGA
- a CDS encoding AAA family ATPase, with protein MDVELYVKNWRCIEEARVSLRPVTVFIGGNSTGKSSLAYAAYFLAKVSEPEWRGVNKVLAQLYGVSLDGVVRSDGARRFYPVEAGGARFEAQSPDNAAAPNAKPWRDHYLLPSQRLSFSRMSQLIPKIREAVSKHPVGRFSRSRQASSRP; from the coding sequence ATGGATGTGGAGCTGTACGTCAAAAACTGGCGCTGTATAGAGGAGGCCAGAGTCTCCCTGAGGCCGGTGACGGTTTTCATCGGGGGGAACTCCACCGGGAAGTCCAGCCTAGCCTACGCAGCTTACTTCCTGGCAAAGGTCTCAGAGCCGGAGTGGAGAGGCGTCAACAAGGTTCTGGCCCAGCTATACGGCGTTAGCTTAGACGGCGTTGTTAGAAGCGACGGAGCGAGGAGATTCTACCCGGTCGAGGCCGGTGGAGCGCGCTTCGAGGCGCAGAGCCCAGACAACGCGGCGGCGCCAAACGCCAAGCCGTGGAGAGACCACTATCTACTACCCTCGCAGAGGCTCAGCTTCTCGAGGATGTCGCAGCTGATCCCCAAGATACGAGAAGCTGTGAGCAAACACCCGGTCGGCCGTTTCTCGCGCTCGCGTCAAGCCTCTTCGAGACCTTGA
- a CDS encoding glycosyltransferase family 4 protein has translation MHNSIAEDRQPSEDATMHICYIHTNLWPYTYGGAELRHYLFAKELSKMGYKVTYITYDWGPTDIPTATVGPPPPLYDREGRRDIINTVKFSYAAAKKAKNLRCDKIDVTVPYLPAYLLPREKIILTYWEFWGDKWKDYYGRILGRMVMWGEKAIIKRAPLVITATKIVANQVFRYNRNTAIIPVGLNLDHYLVYRSHNKTYDLAYVARLVPYKGLDVLIEVLNAVGEKLRVLIIGDGPLRDRLAAEIKRMRHEVEWRRNVAEEDKRRLLAQAKIYLNLSKTEGFSIATLEAIALGAYPIVLDAEGYNAAREIVENLNYGYVAKTPAEVVKAIEEARPSPLEPEKLMQYHISNVVQQYIRLL, from the coding sequence ATGCACAACTCCATAGCCGAGGACCGGCAACCATCTGAAGATGCAACAATGCATATATGCTATATACACACTAACCTATGGCCATACACATACGGAGGCGCAGAACTTAGACACTACCTATTTGCCAAGGAACTGTCGAAGATGGGCTACAAAGTGACTTACATAACCTACGACTGGGGGCCTACAGACATCCCCACCGCCACAGTAGGCCCCCCGCCACCCCTATACGACAGAGAAGGAAGACGCGACATTATAAACACAGTAAAATTCTCATACGCCGCGGCAAAAAAGGCAAAAAATCTGAGATGCGACAAAATAGACGTAACAGTGCCTTACCTCCCGGCCTACCTCCTTCCACGAGAAAAAATAATACTGACGTACTGGGAATTCTGGGGGGACAAGTGGAAAGACTACTATGGCCGGATCCTAGGCAGGATGGTGATGTGGGGAGAAAAGGCGATTATAAAGCGAGCGCCCCTAGTAATAACAGCAACAAAGATTGTTGCAAACCAAGTATTTAGATACAATAGAAATACGGCAATTATACCAGTAGGGTTAAACTTAGACCATTATCTAGTTTACAGGTCACACAATAAGACGTACGACCTCGCCTACGTAGCGAGATTAGTTCCATACAAGGGGCTAGACGTGTTGATAGAGGTACTAAATGCGGTAGGCGAAAAGTTACGGGTTCTGATAATCGGCGACGGTCCCCTGAGAGATAGGTTGGCGGCGGAGATAAAGAGAATGCGCCACGAGGTGGAATGGCGGCGCAACGTAGCCGAAGAAGACAAGCGGCGCCTGCTGGCGCAGGCGAAAATCTACCTAAACCTGTCAAAGACAGAAGGCTTCAGCATAGCCACGCTGGAGGCCATAGCCCTAGGCGCCTACCCCATTGTCCTAGACGCGGAGGGTTACAACGCCGCGAGAGAGATAGTAGAAAACCTCAACTACGGCTATGTGGCAAAGACTCCGGCCGAAGTCGTCAAGGCAATAGAGGAGGCGAGGCCCAGCCCCCTGGAGCCGGAAAAACTCATGCAGTACCACATATCCAACGTCGTCCAACAGTACATCAGGCTATTATGA
- a CDS encoding NAD-dependent epimerase/dehydratase family protein has translation MRVLVTGGAGFIGSHLVDRLVEEGYEVVVVDNLSSGRWENVNPRAEFIRRDLKEPGWGVGLRADAVFHFAANPEVRVSTTEPRVHFEENVVATFNVLEWARVSGVRMVVFASSSTVYGDARVMPTPEDYPLEPVSVYGTAKAAGEVMCATYARLYGVRCLALRYANVVGPRLRHGALYDFLMKLRKKPEELEVLGDGTQKKSYLHVEEAVEATLRAWRKFEEVGEPYLALNVGNFDVASVLDIARAVAEAMGLSPQIKLRPATPDGRGWPGDVKYMLLSIKKIVELTGWRPRLNSLETVRRAAAELVSELG, from the coding sequence ATGAGAGTGTTGGTAACCGGCGGAGCCGGCTTCATCGGTAGCCACCTGGTGGATCGGCTTGTGGAGGAGGGGTACGAGGTCGTCGTAGTGGACAACCTCTCCTCCGGCAGGTGGGAGAACGTGAATCCCCGCGCCGAGTTCATAAGGCGGGATCTGAAGGAGCCTGGCTGGGGCGTTGGGCTGAGGGCGGACGCCGTCTTCCACTTCGCCGCGAACCCCGAGGTTAGGGTTTCCACTACGGAGCCCCGTGTCCATTTTGAGGAGAATGTGGTGGCTACGTTTAATGTGTTGGAGTGGGCCCGCGTCTCTGGCGTTAGGATGGTCGTGTTTGCCTCTTCTTCGACGGTGTATGGAGACGCTAGGGTTATGCCGACTCCGGAGGATTACCCGCTGGAGCCGGTTTCGGTCTACGGCACGGCTAAGGCGGCTGGCGAGGTGATGTGTGCCACATACGCCAGGCTTTACGGCGTTAGGTGCCTGGCGCTGAGGTACGCCAACGTGGTGGGGCCGAGGCTGAGACACGGGGCGCTTTACGACTTCCTCATGAAGCTGAGGAAGAAGCCAGAGGAGCTGGAGGTTCTAGGAGACGGCACACAGAAGAAAAGCTACCTACACGTCGAAGAGGCTGTGGAGGCAACGCTGAGAGCCTGGAGAAAGTTCGAGGAGGTGGGGGAGCCGTACCTAGCGCTAAACGTGGGCAACTTCGACGTGGCCTCTGTCTTAGACATCGCGAGGGCCGTGGCTGAGGCCATGGGCCTCTCCCCACAGATCAAGCTGAGGCCGGCGACCCCAGACGGGAGGGGCTGGCCGGGGGATGTGAAGTACATGCTCCTCTCCATCAAAAAGATAGTGGAGCTCACCGGCTGGAGACCCAGGCTGAACAGCCTCGAAACGGTGAGAAGGGCGGCGGCGGAGTTGGTGAGTGAGTTAGGTTAA
- a CDS encoding glycosyltransferase family 2 protein, with the protein MSVRKYPLVYLASPGLVLLVVTMALILITIDKFNESRIIDTLTAASAFLAYVASNMLLSAAIAVYTSTRTSYIPPEMPPIPKAKTVALIPAYNEEGRIGQVVTATKRYVDLVIVVDDGSKDNTAREAQEAGALVIRHPRNMGKGAAVATLIKAALKADAQYAILIDADGQHNPHDIPRMLQPLIQGQADHVVANRFTNTKMPTIRKIGYKALALLHAILIKPMGDPFNGYRAFTRKALELLDREFDPAYGVEIEINNALRRLRTTEVTSKVIYHEKSSKANMLIQGLNLAWAIIWTTITKSPKITILAAVALYTASTALLIHAINLFNVTRYMRLIYTTLALTLPVIATQMIAATLATHVRK; encoded by the coding sequence ATGTCGGTTAGAAAGTATCCCCTTGTCTATCTTGCGTCTCCGGGGTTGGTTTTGTTGGTTGTGACAATGGCGTTGATACTTATCACAATTGACAAGTTTAACGAGTCAAGGATAATAGACACGTTGACAGCCGCAAGCGCCTTCCTAGCTTATGTGGCTTCAAACATGCTCCTGTCCGCGGCAATTGCGGTATACACATCGACGAGGACAAGCTACATCCCGCCGGAGATGCCGCCCATACCAAAAGCAAAAACCGTAGCCCTCATACCTGCCTACAACGAAGAGGGCCGGATAGGACAGGTAGTTACAGCTACAAAGAGATACGTAGACCTAGTAATAGTTGTAGACGACGGCTCAAAGGACAATACAGCACGGGAGGCTCAGGAAGCCGGCGCCCTCGTGATTAGACACCCCAGAAACATGGGCAAGGGAGCCGCCGTAGCAACACTAATAAAAGCCGCCCTCAAAGCCGACGCTCAATACGCCATCTTAATCGACGCAGACGGCCAACACAACCCGCACGACATACCCAGGATGCTACAGCCGCTAATCCAAGGCCAGGCAGATCACGTCGTAGCCAACCGATTCACCAATACAAAGATGCCAACCATAAGAAAAATAGGCTACAAAGCCCTAGCCTTATTGCACGCAATACTCATAAAGCCAATGGGAGACCCATTCAACGGATACAGAGCATTCACCAGAAAAGCTCTCGAGCTCCTAGACAGAGAATTCGACCCAGCCTACGGAGTAGAAATAGAGATAAACAACGCCCTGAGACGTCTAAGAACCACAGAGGTCACGAGCAAGGTGATCTACCACGAAAAATCAAGTAAAGCAAACATGCTCATACAAGGACTAAACCTAGCATGGGCGATCATATGGACCACAATAACAAAAAGCCCCAAAATAACAATACTCGCCGCAGTAGCACTCTACACCGCAAGCACAGCACTCCTAATACACGCAATAAACCTCTTCAACGTAACCAGATACATGAGACTAATCTACACAACACTAGCCCTAACCCTGCCAGTCATAGCTACACAAATGATAGCAGCAACCCTCGCCACGCATGTCAGGAAGTAA
- a CDS encoding GDP-mannose 4,6-dehydratase, with amino-acid sequence MTWQGKRVLITGVGGFAGSYLAKALIDAGAEVYGLVKRRADGTLPKNLVDRGVAGGVKLIEGDLRDITSLAMAIDRAQPDVIFHLAAQSFVPRSFTHPLETLEINTIGTANLLEAVRMRDKTNPVIVFAGSSEEYGLVISSERQYKRALEKYGAVYPPPAKIPELPIAETNPLRPMSPYAASKVHGDYLMRTYHAVYGLRTIVSRAFNHEGAGRGIMFVTAQVACQVMKLKMGETDRIKIGNVNAFRDWSHVEDIVAGYMLLAERGTPGEVYNQGSMRTNSVLTYILIALEEAGWKVRRIEALAGGKKVDDPTQPDESPAFGIRFWKTKVDRLMLDEQLEYEPQDKGIAVETDRGRITVEFDQARFRPAEVPILLADTRKIQDLGFRTTKTLRDIARDQLNYYLKQENRHC; translated from the coding sequence ATGACCTGGCAGGGAAAGAGGGTGCTGATCACGGGAGTCGGGGGCTTCGCAGGCTCCTACCTAGCAAAAGCCCTGATAGACGCAGGCGCCGAAGTCTACGGCCTAGTCAAGAGGAGGGCGGACGGCACACTCCCCAAAAACCTCGTCGACAGAGGAGTCGCAGGCGGCGTCAAGCTGATAGAGGGGGACCTGAGAGACATCACAAGCCTCGCCATGGCCATAGACAGAGCACAGCCAGACGTCATATTCCACCTCGCCGCCCAGTCCTTCGTACCCCGCTCCTTCACACACCCACTGGAGACCCTTGAGATAAACACCATAGGCACGGCGAACCTCCTAGAGGCCGTCAGGATGAGAGACAAGACAAACCCCGTCATAGTGTTCGCGGGATCCAGCGAGGAGTACGGCCTCGTCATATCCAGCGAGAGGCAGTACAAGAGAGCCCTGGAGAAGTACGGCGCCGTCTACCCGCCCCCCGCCAAGATACCAGAGCTCCCCATAGCCGAGACCAACCCCCTCAGGCCCATGTCCCCCTACGCCGCCTCCAAGGTACACGGCGACTACCTCATGAGGACATACCACGCCGTATACGGCCTGAGGACAATCGTCAGCAGAGCCTTCAACCACGAGGGGGCGGGGAGGGGCATAATGTTCGTCACAGCCCAGGTGGCGTGCCAAGTCATGAAGCTCAAGATGGGCGAGACAGACAGGATAAAGATAGGCAACGTCAACGCCTTCAGAGACTGGTCCCACGTAGAGGACATCGTCGCCGGCTACATGCTACTGGCGGAGAGGGGAACCCCCGGCGAGGTCTACAACCAAGGCTCCATGAGGACAAACTCCGTGCTCACGTACATCCTAATCGCCCTAGAGGAGGCCGGCTGGAAGGTCAGAAGGATAGAGGCGCTGGCAGGCGGCAAGAAGGTGGACGACCCCACCCAGCCCGACGAATCGCCGGCCTTCGGAATCCGATTCTGGAAAACCAAGGTAGACAGGCTCATGCTAGACGAGCAGCTCGAATACGAGCCGCAGGACAAAGGCATCGCAGTGGAGACAGACAGGGGCAGGATAACAGTCGAGTTCGACCAAGCCCGCTTCAGACCCGCCGAAGTCCCCATCTTGTTGGCAGACACCAGGAAGATACAGGACCTCGGCTTCCGCACGACCAAGACGCTGAGAGACATAGCAAGAGACCAGCTCAACTACTACCTCAAACAGGAAAACAGACACTGTTAA
- a CDS encoding nucleotidyltransferase family protein, translating to MRAVILAGGFGRRLAPLTNEVPKPLVPVAGKPILVWQIEWLKRQGVTDIVLAVGYLRHKIFEALGDGRKYGVRLFYSVEEEPLGTGGAIKNAAPYISDDVFIALNGDIITDIDTRPLAAALEKADAAIALVPLRSPYGVVEVDGEGRVMAFREKPVLEHYINAGVYAIRKEALRDLPDRGNIEETLFPKLAQQGRLRAVVYKDAFWRSIDTHKDLEEVEKMLKTGPGGGP from the coding sequence ATGAGGGCTGTGATTCTGGCGGGCGGGTTCGGCAGGAGGCTCGCCCCCCTCACCAACGAGGTGCCCAAGCCCCTCGTGCCCGTGGCCGGGAAGCCCATCCTCGTGTGGCAGATCGAGTGGCTGAAGAGGCAGGGCGTCACAGACATAGTCCTCGCCGTGGGGTACCTACGCCACAAGATCTTCGAGGCGCTGGGCGACGGGCGGAAATACGGCGTCCGCCTCTTCTACAGCGTCGAGGAGGAGCCCCTCGGCACCGGAGGCGCCATAAAAAACGCCGCTCCGTATATATCCGACGACGTGTTCATCGCGCTAAACGGCGACATAATCACAGACATAGACACAAGGCCGCTGGCCGCCGCCCTAGAAAAGGCAGACGCCGCCATAGCCCTCGTCCCCCTCAGAAGCCCCTACGGCGTAGTGGAGGTAGACGGCGAAGGCCGCGTGATGGCCTTCAGAGAGAAGCCCGTGCTGGAGCACTACATCAACGCCGGCGTCTACGCCATCAGGAAGGAGGCGCTAAGGGACCTCCCCGACAGAGGCAACATAGAGGAGACCCTCTTCCCCAAGCTGGCCCAACAGGGCAGGCTCAGAGCCGTAGTCTACAAAGACGCCTTCTGGCGCTCCATAGACACACACAAAGACCTAGAGGAGGTAGAAAAAATGTTAAAAACCGGGCCGGGAGGCGGGCCATGA
- a CDS encoding glycosyltransferase family 2 protein produces MAIFVVNYNSVSTMGQRVFNFLDTFVDVVDQDVDVWLVDNGSTDGSYSVLSQRYGGMLKFLALPKNLGYGAACSLAYRYTRLMGLEYDYYVCSNNDIELFPQKIGELLSYLRALEKAYPKGFIAAPLLLNGNDGLIDYGGYFIDDSGGTWGLRLAALTPREIRRLTPISYADGAFQIVHRNVVETIGWFDPKYFLYYEDVEFSLRAWRARFPSLLIPLVIGRHYRSASTGRSVYKVTFLSYRNRLLIIREYLGALPLLKFLLWIVSYPLRVFDQKISALDRYIEITAPGVPTPRWGIREYLEVLRHLVRALYEGFTASVGSRRAGGVPVVKTSWMKYLSMKSLLNDVRSEITRVTKDVEG; encoded by the coding sequence ATGGCCATATTTGTTGTAAATTATAATTCAGTGTCAACTATGGGCCAGAGGGTATTCAATTTTCTTGATACATTTGTAGATGTCGTGGACCAGGACGTAGATGTGTGGCTAGTTGATAATGGGTCAACTGACGGATCTTACAGCGTACTTTCGCAACGCTACGGCGGGATGCTGAAGTTCTTGGCCCTCCCTAAGAATCTCGGCTACGGGGCCGCGTGTAGCCTCGCCTACAGATATACAAGATTAATGGGGCTGGAGTACGACTATTACGTCTGTAGCAATAACGATATTGAGCTCTTTCCCCAAAAGATCGGCGAACTGCTCTCCTATCTCAGAGCGCTGGAGAAGGCCTATCCCAAGGGGTTCATTGCGGCGCCGTTGCTATTAAACGGAAACGATGGGCTAATAGATTACGGTGGATACTTCATCGACGACAGTGGAGGAACTTGGGGCCTGCGCCTGGCGGCTTTAACTCCACGGGAAATACGCCGCCTCACTCCGATCAGTTATGCAGATGGGGCGTTTCAGATAGTACATAGAAATGTTGTTGAGACTATAGGTTGGTTTGACCCCAAGTATTTCTTGTATTACGAAGATGTGGAGTTTTCTCTGAGGGCGTGGAGGGCGAGATTTCCTTCTCTTCTTATACCTCTAGTGATCGGCAGACACTACCGAAGTGCTAGCACGGGTAGATCAGTCTATAAGGTGACATTTCTGTCCTATAGGAATAGACTACTTATCATAAGAGAGTACTTGGGCGCATTACCGCTTCTAAAATTTCTGCTCTGGATAGTCTCCTATCCTCTTCGGGTTTTCGACCAGAAGATCTCGGCTTTAGATAGATATATAGAAATTACCGCTCCAGGTGTACCTACGCCGAGGTGGGGCATTAGGGAGTACCTTGAGGTTCTGAGACATCTAGTCAGAGCTCTATACGAGGGATTTACCGCCTCCGTTGGTAGCAGAAGAGCAGGGGGGGTCCCTGTAGTAAAAACTTCATGGATGAAATATCTGTCCATGAAAAGCTTGCTTAATGACGTTAGATCAGAAATTACAAGAGTGACTAAGGATGTTGAGGGCTGA